From Xenopus tropicalis strain Nigerian chromosome 3, UCB_Xtro_10.0, whole genome shotgun sequence, the proteins below share one genomic window:
- the golt1b gene encoding golgi transport 1B (The RefSeq protein has 1 substitution compared to this genomic sequence): MISLTDSQKIGMGLTGFGVFFLIFGMLLFFDKALLAIGNVLFVAGLAFVIGLERTFRFFFQKHKVKATGFFLGGVFVVLVGWPLIGMVLEIYGFFLLFRGFFPVVIGFIRRIPVLGSLLNLPGISSLVDKAGESNNMV, from the exons AAATCGGCATGGGACTAACGGGGTTCGGGGTGTTCTTCCTCATCTTCGGGATGCTGCTGTTTTTTGACAAAGCCTTATTGGCTATAGGAAAT gtgctGTTTGTGGCCGGCTTGGCCTTCGTCATTGGACTGGAGAGAACGTTCCGCTTTTTCTTCCAGAAACACAAAGTTAAGGCCACTGGGTTCTtcctggggggggtgtttgtggtTCTGGTGGGCTGGCCCCTCATCGGCATGGTGCTGGAGATCTACGGCTTCTTCCTCTTGTTCAG GGGTTTCTTCCCTGTGGTCATTGGATTCATTCGAAGAATTCCTGTGCTGGGGTCACTCCTGAACTTACCCGGAATCAGTTCG CTGGTAGACAAAGCCGGAGAGAGTAACAACATGGTATAG
- the spx gene encoding spexin isoform X1 — translation MKESACHTACTLILLLTASVIPQSLSLPQSHFQRRNWTPQAMLYLKGAQGRRFISDESQRKDLYDRLQLETRSRNSNPITISEAAAMFLSSLQKAQEEAEDNGVDQGGYLPDSLFNW, via the exons ATGAAG GAATCCGCTTGTCACACTGCTTGCACTCTAATATTGCTGCTGACGGCGTCTGTGATCCCCCAGTCACTGAGTCTCCCCCAG AGTCACTTCCAGAGGAGAAACTGGACCCCCCAGGCCATGTTGTACCTCAAAGGGGCAC AGGGGCGGCGCTTCATCTCCGACGAGAGTCAAAGGAAGGATCTGTATGATCGACTGCAACTGG AGACACGAAGCCGCAACTCCAACCCCATCACCATCTCCGAGGCGGCCGCCATGTTCCTCAGCTCCTTGCAGAAAGCCCAGGAGGAAG CAGAAGATAACGGGGTGGATCAGGGGGGGTACCTGCCGGACTCATTATTTAATTGGTGA
- the spx gene encoding spexin isoform X2, which produces MKESACHTACTLILLLTASVIPQSLSLPQSHFQRRNWTPQAMLYLKGAQGRRFISDESQRKDLYDRLQLETRSRNSNPITISEAAAMFLSSLQKAQEEEDNGVDQGGYLPDSLFNW; this is translated from the exons ATGAAG GAATCCGCTTGTCACACTGCTTGCACTCTAATATTGCTGCTGACGGCGTCTGTGATCCCCCAGTCACTGAGTCTCCCCCAG AGTCACTTCCAGAGGAGAAACTGGACCCCCCAGGCCATGTTGTACCTCAAAGGGGCAC AGGGGCGGCGCTTCATCTCCGACGAGAGTCAAAGGAAGGATCTGTATGATCGACTGCAACTGG AGACACGAAGCCGCAACTCCAACCCCATCACCATCTCCGAGGCGGCCGCCATGTTCCTCAGCTCCTTGCAGAAAGCCCAGGAGGAAG AAGATAACGGGGTGGATCAGGGGGGGTACCTGCCGGACTCATTATTTAATTGGTGA